From the genome of Shimia isoporae:
ACCGAAGGCAAGACAATTTACCTGTCTGGCGACACCGGCATCATGGCAGACATGGACTGGATGGGAGACTACTACAAACCCGACATCGGCATTATCTCGGCTGGCGGCCATTTCACCATGGACATGAAAGGCGCAGCGTATGCGGCCAAACGCTACTTCAATTTCAAAACAGTGATCCCTTGTCACTATGCGACTTTCCCCATTCTTGAACAGTCTGCCAAAGACCTCGTTGACGGGCTGCCGGGCGTGGATGTCATTGAACCCAAGATCATGCAGGCCATCGAGCTCTGATGCCAGCAAACGACTTCACTCAAGACGAGTATGCCGAACGGATTGCCAAAACCCGTGCCGCCATGTCGGCAAACGACATTGAAACTCTAATCGTTGCCGATCCATCCAATATGGCATGGCTAACCGGTTATGATGGCTGGAGTTTTTACGTACCGCAGGCTGTCGTTGTGCCATTGTCCGGCGATCCGTTCTGGTGGGGTCGACCACAAGACAAGGCGGGCGCCGCCCAGACCACGTGGTTGCAGGCCAGCCATTTACTCGACTGGCCGGAAGAGCACGTACAGCACCCCGATCGCCATCCATACGAAGCCCTAGCCAAGCATCTGAGGGAACGCGGACTGACCCGATCTATCGCGGTCGAGAAGGACAACTATTACTACTCTGCAAAGGCCCACGCGATCCTGGAAGGAGCCTTTGGTCCCCTCGTTGACGCCACTGGCCTTGTGAACTGGCAACGAGCCGTCAAAAGCCAAACAGAACTTACACTGATGCGAAAGGCGGGCAGGCTGACAGCCCACATGCACGCGACTTTGCGCGAAGGGTTTCGCGAGGGGCGACCGAAAAACGAATTGGTAGCCGAAGTGCAGTCAGCAGGAATTGCAGGCGTTGACGGTATTGCAGGTGATTATGCCGCGATTGCCCCTATAGCTCCTTCCGGAAAAGAGGCATCTGCTGCTCATATCACTTGGAACGACCGGCCCCTTGGTCGCAATGAAGCCACGTATTTTGAAGTCTCCGGCTGTTTTCACCGCTATCACGCGCCTGCCAGTCGCACCCTTTACATGGGTGACCCCCCAAAAGACATCCGTCGCGCCGAAGACGCTGTTTTGCGCGCAATTGACGACGCTTTTGCCGCAGCCAAACCCGGCACAACTTGCGAAGACGTGGCATCCTGCGTTTTCGAAAGCTTTGCGCGTGCTGGTTATGAAAAGGCGAACCGCACTGGATATCCGATCGGTCTGAGCTACCCACCGGACTGGGGAGAACGGACGATGAGTTTACGCCCCGGCGACCAAACGGAACTCAGAGAAAACATGACGTTCCATCTTATGCCCGGCCTCTGGACACCTGATTGGGGTGTAGCCATTACGGACAGTTTCGTCGTCACGCCTGATGGCGGTGAACCGTTGGCCGACATCCCTCGAAGCATTCACGTTGTTCCGGTCTAGCGCCGCTCCGCAAAGAATTTTTTGAGAAGCACCTCCGCTTCATCTGCGGATATTCCGTCATAGATTTCCGGCACATGGTGGCTTTGCGGATGTGAAAATATACGTGGCCCCTGCGCGACGCCGCCAGACTTGGGATCCGATGCACCGTAGTAAAGCCGCGCAATTCGCGTCTGCGAAATCACGCTCGCGCACATGGGACACGGCTCAAGAGTGACATAAAGATCATACCCCGGCAGCCGTTCGCTGCCTGCCAACTCACATGCCTCGCGAATTGCCAAAACCTCTGCATGCGCGGTCGGATCGCTTAGTTCGCGCGTCCGGTTGCCAGCGGCGGCCACCACCTTGCCTTCCGGCGAAACAACTACGGCCCCAACTGGTACTTCGCCCCGCTCGGAAGCTGCGTGCGCCTCGGCCAGAGCCCGCGTCATATGACTTTTGAACTTCATTGACAAAGGGTGTGCCTTGCTGCGCCCCCTTTCGCAATCCCCCAAATTTCGCTAAGGCACAGCCATGACCCGCAAGCCCACAAAACCCAGCGCCGCAGCCATGACTCGGAAACCAGTCGCCCGCAAAACCGCGAAGGCTCCTGATAAGACTCCGCCGCAAGCCAAAGACAGCCCCCCCGAGGGCGATCGCATTGCCAAAGTTCTTGCCCGCGCCGGTGTCGCATCGCGCCGCGAAGCTGAGCGCATGATCGAAGCCGGTCGCGTTACGGTGAACGGAAAAACGATCGACAGCCCTGCGCTGAACGTGACCGCTCGCGCACGCATAACCGTGGATGGCAAACCCGTTGGTGAGCCTGACCCTGAACGCATCTGGCTGTATCACAAGCCTGCAGGTCTGGTCACGACAAACCGGGATGAGAAAGGGCGCGCGACGATCTTTGACAAACTGCCACCGGATTTGCCGCGGGTGATGACCGTTGGTCGTCTCGACTTGAATTCAGAAGGCCTTCTGCTGCTAACAAATGATGGCGGCCTCAAGAGGAAGCTGGAACTGCCATCCACGGGGTGGCTGCGAAAATATCGCGTTCGTATAAATGGTCGCCCCACAGAAGATACCTTCACGCCCCTGCGAAAAGGCATCGAAATTGATGGCGAGAAATTTCAGCCGATGGAGATCTCTCTTGATCGCCAACAAGGCGCCAACGCGTGGGCTACAGTCGGCCTGAGAGAAGGTAAAAACCGCGAAATCCGTCGCGCGATGGAGGCGATTGGCTTGACGGTGAACCGCCTGATCCGCGTCAGCTACGGCCCTTTTCAGCTCGGCAATCTCAAGCCGGGAGAAGTCGAAGAACTGCGCCGTAGAGTTGTGCGTGATCAGCTTGGACTTGATGGGGCTGTGCCGCCCGAAACGCGCCGCAAGCCCGCTCGACGCCGAAAATAGCCTGCTGACAAAGGGCCGAATCCTTGCCCCTTCAGCAAGGGGGAATTATCTGCGCGTTTTTCATTTTTTTGTCTCCCACCATGCGTTATTGAGCGAAAAAACGCATGAAAAACAACGGGGACGCGTGTAATGGCCGATCTACTGACTTTGGAAAACCTGACCGACTTGCTGATGCTTTGCTTCCTGCAAGCCGTGTTGGGTTTTGACAATCTTCTATACATTTCGATCGAAAGCCAACGTGCCCCAGCAAACCAGCAAAAAGCTGTTCGTTTTTGGGGTATCATCATCGCTGTGGCTCTGCGCGTGGTTCTCCTGTTCGCAATGATCCAGCTGATTGACGCAATGGCGGAGCCTTTCCATATTTTTGCCGAAGGCGGCTGGATCGAAGGTGGTATAAACTTCGCGACCTGTATTTTCATCATCGGCGGGGTGTTCCTGATGTACACGGCGGTCAAGGAAATCAGCCACATGCTGGCAATCGAACACCTGGAAAAAGATGTGGACAAAAAAGGCCGCAAATCAGCCGTTCAGGTGGTGCTTCTGATTGTTGCCATGAACCTCATTTTCTCCTTCGACTCGGTACTTTCTGCTCTCGCGATTACCGACGTCTTCCCGATTTTGGCCACAGCCATTTTGTTGTCAGGCGCGGCAATGTTGCTGCTCGCTGACGGCGTCACCGAATTTCTCAAAAAGAACCGCATGTACGAGGTGCTCGGTCTGTTTATCCTACTGATCGTTGGCGTTGTTCTGCTCGGTGAAGCCGGACAGGCAGCAGCCCATGCAATGCACGACCCGTCTCTCGCATTGAAGTTTTTCGGGTACGAAGTTGTGCCGATGTCCAAAACCACTTTCTATTTTTCGGTGGCGGTCCTGTTTATCGTGGAAATCCTGCAATCAGGCTATGCTCGGAAACTCGCGGCAGAACGTGCTGCCGAACAAAATAGCGACAATCACTGAGGTGAATGCGGGAATCTTCCCCCTAGCCACGGGGCTGCGGAGTTCCTAGATTTCATCAGGGTTGGAAGGGACTTGTATTGCCATGTCTGAAAGTGGATTGCAGAAACTTTCGTTTTTTCTGCTTGTCATCCTCATCCTCTATGTGACTGTCACAGGAGGCTCGTGATGGCGCAGAAATTTGGTGGAAAATACAGTCCCGGCGGACAATCCGGCGAAGCACCTCAAGCGGAAGCTTTTCGGGATGCTCGCAGGTCCCGCGCTGGCGGACGGGTGAACCTGTTATTTATCGCTCCACTGCCCTTAATCTGGAAGGCGTTCACCTCCGAGCCGATTGTGATGGCGCAATACCTCTGTGCGCTTGTGGTGCTGGTTATGGCGGCGTGGATGACGCGTGCCGGTCAGGAGGCACATGACGCTTACGACGCACGCAAAGTCGCTCGGCGCCCGACGCTTCCGCGCAAAATCCTTGGTTCGCTGCTCACGGCCGGCGGCCTCGCGCTCGCTGGTTTTGCAGGTCATGGCGCATTTGAAGCCCTCATCTTCGCGATACTTGGCTTTGGCTTGCACCTGTTTGCTTTTGGACCGGACCCGTTGCGCGACAAAGGAATGGAAGGGGTTGACCTGCATCAGACTGACCGTGTTGCTCGCGCCGTAGACGAGGCTGAGGAGCACCTGCGAGCGATGTCTGATGCAATAAGTCGTGCAGGCGACCGCACCCTTGAAGGCCGCGTGGAGCGCTTCCAGCAAGCTGCCCGCGCACTCTTCAGAACAGTTGAGAACGATCCGCGAGACCTTAGCTCCGCGCGTCGTTATTTGGGCGTCTATTTGCTCGGCGCAAAGGACGCGACGGTTAAGTTTGCCGACCTTTATAGCCGCACCCGTAATCTGGAGGCGCGCGTTGAGTACGAAGCGCTTCTGGATGACCTCGAAGAGAATTTCGCCGCCCGCAATCAGAAGCTGCTTCTTGATGATAAGA
Proteins encoded in this window:
- a CDS encoding M24 family metallopeptidase, encoding MPANDFTQDEYAERIAKTRAAMSANDIETLIVADPSNMAWLTGYDGWSFYVPQAVVVPLSGDPFWWGRPQDKAGAAQTTWLQASHLLDWPEEHVQHPDRHPYEALAKHLRERGLTRSIAVEKDNYYYSAKAHAILEGAFGPLVDATGLVNWQRAVKSQTELTLMRKAGRLTAHMHATLREGFREGRPKNELVAEVQSAGIAGVDGIAGDYAAIAPIAPSGKEASAAHITWNDRPLGRNEATYFEVSGCFHRYHAPASRTLYMGDPPKDIRRAEDAVLRAIDDAFAAAKPGTTCEDVASCVFESFARAGYEKANRTGYPIGLSYPPDWGERTMSLRPGDQTELRENMTFHLMPGLWTPDWGVAITDSFVVTPDGGEPLADIPRSIHVVPV
- a CDS encoding nucleoside deaminase → MKFKSHMTRALAEAHAASERGEVPVGAVVVSPEGKVVAAAGNRTRELSDPTAHAEVLAIREACELAGSERLPGYDLYVTLEPCPMCASVISQTRIARLYYGASDPKSGGVAQGPRIFSHPQSHHVPEIYDGISADEAEVLLKKFFAERR
- a CDS encoding pseudouridine synthase — translated: MTRKPVARKTAKAPDKTPPQAKDSPPEGDRIAKVLARAGVASRREAERMIEAGRVTVNGKTIDSPALNVTARARITVDGKPVGEPDPERIWLYHKPAGLVTTNRDEKGRATIFDKLPPDLPRVMTVGRLDLNSEGLLLLTNDGGLKRKLELPSTGWLRKYRVRINGRPTEDTFTPLRKGIEIDGEKFQPMEISLDRQQGANAWATVGLREGKNREIRRAMEAIGLTVNRLIRVSYGPFQLGNLKPGEVEELRRRVVRDQLGLDGAVPPETRRKPARRRK
- a CDS encoding TerC family protein, with the translated sequence MADLLTLENLTDLLMLCFLQAVLGFDNLLYISIESQRAPANQQKAVRFWGIIIAVALRVVLLFAMIQLIDAMAEPFHIFAEGGWIEGGINFATCIFIIGGVFLMYTAVKEISHMLAIEHLEKDVDKKGRKSAVQVVLLIVAMNLIFSFDSVLSALAITDVFPILATAILLSGAAMLLLADGVTEFLKKNRMYEVLGLFILLIVGVVLLGEAGQAAAHAMHDPSLALKFFGYEVVPMSKTTFYFSVAVLFIVEILQSGYARKLAAERAAEQNSDNH
- a CDS encoding 5-bromo-4-chloroindolyl phosphate hydrolysis family protein translates to MAQKFGGKYSPGGQSGEAPQAEAFRDARRSRAGGRVNLLFIAPLPLIWKAFTSEPIVMAQYLCALVVLVMAAWMTRAGQEAHDAYDARKVARRPTLPRKILGSLLTAGGLALAGFAGHGAFEALIFAILGFGLHLFAFGPDPLRDKGMEGVDLHQTDRVARAVDEAEEHLRAMSDAISRAGDRTLEGRVERFQQAARALFRTVENDPRDLSSARRYLGVYLLGAKDATVKFADLYSRTRNLEARVEYEALLDDLEENFAARNQKLLLDDKSDLNIEIDVLRERLAREGVRHN